The DNA sequence ATACTAAATTTGGAATTTTATTTCATGGATTTATAGAGTTCTGAATTGAGATAAAAGAAAATTTATTATGAAAAAACCGATTATATCAGTAAAGGATCTTATTGCCAAATATGATAATAAGATCATCCTGGAAAATATTAATGTAGATATTTTTCCGCAGGAAATTACTGTTATTTTGGGCGGAAGCGGTTGCGGAAAAACTACTTTGATCAAAAATATCCTGCGACTGCACGATCCTTCTTCCGGTTCTGTTACTATCTTTGATAAAGAAATAACCGGAATGGAAGAAACCGAATTTGAAAAAATTCTCGAAAAGATCGGAATGTTATTTCAAAATGGAGCTTTATTAAATTCTATCAGTGTCTTTGATAATGTCTCGATCCCTTTAGAACAACATACAAATTTACCACCGGAAATCATAGAAAAGATAATCCGGGTGAAGTTAAGTTTAGTAAATCTGGGTAACGCAATTTATTCATTGCCATCGGAATTATCCGGCGGCATGAAAAAAAGAGCAGCTCTGGCTCGAGCAATTGCCTTGGATCCTGAAATTT is a window from the Candidatus Cloacimonadota bacterium genome containing:
- a CDS encoding ATP-binding cassette domain-containing protein, which codes for MKKPIISVKDLIAKYDNKIILENINVDIFPQEITVILGGSGCGKTTLIKNILRLHDPSSGSVTIFDKEITGMEETEFEKILEKIGMLFQNGALLNSISVFDNVSIPLEQHTNLPPEIIEKIIRVKLSLVNLGNAIYSLPSELSGGMKKRAALARAIALDPEILICDEPSAGLDPLTSANLDNLILKLKNQLKMSIIIVTHELASIHRIADRLIFLDNGKVIFTGTLSEAKSSAVPEVETFFRVGKFD